The following are encoded together in the Arvicanthis niloticus isolate mArvNil1 chromosome 11, mArvNil1.pat.X, whole genome shotgun sequence genome:
- the Mrpl33 gene encoding large ribosomal subunit protein bL33m, producing MLLSAVSFAKSKSKTILVKLVSQAGTGFSFNHKRSRLREKLTLLHYDPIVNKKVLFVEQKKIRSL from the exons TTGCCAAGAGCAAGTCAAA AACTATTCTGGTGAAATTGGTGAGCCAAGCTGGGACAGGTTTCTCCTTCAACCACAAGAGAAGCCGACTTCGAGAGAAGCTGACCCTTCTGCACTATGATCCAATAG TGAACAAAAAAGTTCTCTTTgtggaacagaaaaaaatacgCTCCCTCTGA